The following are from one region of the Mustela lutreola isolate mMusLut2 chromosome 7, mMusLut2.pri, whole genome shotgun sequence genome:
- the GLCE gene encoding D-glucuronyl C5-epimerase isoform X2, producing the protein MASVADKSRFTNVKQFIAPETSEGISLQLGNTKDFIISFDLKFLTNGSISVVLETTEKNQLFTVHYVSNTQLIAFKERDIYYGIGPRTSWSTVTRDLVTDLRKGVGLSNTKAVKPTKIMPKKVVKLIAKGKGFLDNITISTTAHMAAFFAASDWLVRNQDEKGGWPIMVTRKLGEGFKSLEPGWYSAMAQGQAISTLVRAYLLTKDHSFLSSALRATAPYKFLSEQHGVKAVFMNKHDWYEEYPTTPSSFVLNGFMYSLIGLYDLKETAGEKLGKEARSLYERGMESLKAMLPLYDTGSGTIYDLRHFMLGIAPNLARWDYHTTHINQLQLLSTIDESPIFKEFVKRWKSYLKGSRAKHN; encoded by the coding sequence AAACCAGCGAAGGTATATCCTTGCAACTGGGGAACAcgaaagattttattatttcatttgaccTCAAGTTCTTGACGAACGGAAGTATATCTGTGGTTCTAGAGACGACAGAAAAGAATCAGCTCTTCACTGTACATTATGTCTCAAATACCCAACTAAttgcttttaaagaaagagaCATATACTATGGCATTGGGCCCAGAACTTCATGGAGCACAGTTACAAGGGACCTGGTCACTGACCTCAGGAAAGGAGTGGGTCTTTCCAACACAAAAGCTGTCAAGCCAACCAAAATAATGCCCAAAAAGGTGGTTAAGTTGATTGCAAAAGGGAAGGGATTCCTCGACAACATTACCATCTCCACCACAGCCCACATGGCCGCATTCTTCGCTGCCAGTGATTGGCTGGTAAGGAACCAGGATGAGAAAGGTGGCTGGCCAATTATGGTGACCCGTAAGTTAGGAGAGGGGTTCAAGTCTTTAGAGCCAGGGTGGTACTCTGCCATGGCCCAAGGGCAAGCCATTTCTACATTAGTCAGGGCCTATCTGTTGACAAAAGACCATTCATTCCTCAGTTCAGCTTTAAGGGCAACAGCCCCTTACAAGTTTCTGTCAGAGCAGCATGGAGTTAAGGCTGTGTTTATGAATAAACACGACTGGTATGAAGAGTATCCAACCACACCTagctcttttgttttaaatggcTTTATGTATTCCTTAATTGGGCTGTATGACTTAAAAGAAACTGCAGGGGAAAAGCTCGGGAAAGAAGCGAGGTCCTTGTACGAGCGAGGCATGGAATCTCTTAAAGCCATGCTCCCCTTGTATGACACTGGCTCAGGGACCATCTATGACCTCCGCCACTTCATGCTTGGCATTGCCCCCAACCTGGCCCGCTGGGACTACCACACCACCCACATCAATCAGCTGCAGCTACTCAGCACCATCGATGAGTCCCCAATCTTCAAAGAATTTGTCAAAAGGTGGAAAAGCTACCTTAAAGGCAGCAGGGCAAAGCACAACTAG